CATCCCGGACTTCGCAACGCCAAAACTGCCGATCCATTGCGATAGGCCGCCCACCAGCTCTTTTTCGGGCATGGACATCCGCGCCTGGCGGATTGGACCGACGCCTTGCGCGCTCATGATCATGTCGCGTAGCCTGGTCGCGGTTGGCAGCTCGAAGCCTTCGCTGACCCAGACCTCATTGCCCTTGATGCTCAGCTGCACGTCGCCCTCGTCCGTCGAGTACACGCGCTCGTCTGGATCGGTCTCGTCGGCGTTGCGGCGCTTCAGACCGTCATACTGGCGCGGAAGCTCCTGTTCGAACACATGGAAGAAGCTGCGGGCGGAGTCCGCGTTCTTCCACCGCGAGAGATACAGAATCGCAATCGACTTCGTTGTCGATTTGTCTGCGTCGCTCGCGTTTTTGCGCTGCGCCGCGTAATACACGCCACCGTCCCACTCGGGAGTCAGTGCTTCGGCCAGCGGCTTGCCGCCAAACAGCTCGGCCGTCATGCGGACGTCGAGCTCGCCCATCACGCCCACGTCATACGGCGTGTAGCCCGCAGCATCCAGAGTTGGATGAATATCAGGCAGAACGAGGAGCGGTTCGGGTTTGCGGCGAAGGTAGTCATCCGGGTGCATGATCTCGGAGCTGGTATTCGGGGGAGTGTCCAGCACGCCCGTAAAAGCGCGCTGCGTTCCAGCCTTCAGCAGCACGGCCTGTTCGAAGCGCAGACCCTCCGTATAGGGAAACAGAAGCGACTCCTGCAGGATGAGCGGAGCCCGCGCCAGCACCGGCGAATCACTCATGTCGCCGGCGCCGTTGATCAGTTGCTCGCCGATCTGCGGAACGTCTTTCAAAGTCTTGCCGCTCGGCTTGAGCATGTAGTCGGCGAAGCTCACCATGGCCTGGCCCTCGAGCACGGCCTCGCGCGCCGTGTCCGACTCGTCGGTCTGGATGTGCTTCGCATCCTCTTCGACGTTCTTTGCGACGGAATCCGGCTCCAAATCCTCCCAGTTCTTCAGGCCGACCTTCTGGTCCTGCAAGGCGTGCGTAAGTTCGTGGGCCATCACAGGCTTCTGCTGATCGATCGGCACCCAGTCCAACAGGTTCATGGTCTTGGTCTTGTTGTCGTAGAAGCCGGCAATCTGTTCGGTGAGCAGGCTCAACAGGAACGGCCGGAGGTTGAAGTCCTTATCGAGCAGGCCGAATTTCTTCAGCACGAGTTCGCTGCGCTCCATGCGCTTGTTGCTCTTGTCCTCGTCGAACTTCTTGCGCAGTTCCGAGTTCACCTTGTCGCGGGTGATGAAGACCTTCTTCACGGAATGCTCAATCGGCAACCCTGTGTCCTTGCTGACGAACTCAAAGATCTCATTCGCATCGGCGAGCAGTTGCTTTTCCTGCGCCTTGCTCAGCGGCTGGTCGATGACGACGGTCGTCTGGCCCTCCTGCAGCTTCGGCGGCTGGACACCAGGCGTGGTCAGCGGCAGTGGCTGGTCGGGCGAAGTCTGCTGCTGTTTTGCCGGAGCCTGCGTCTGCTGCGCCCCCGCCGCCCCCGCACCCATAACGACCGCCAGAGCCACCCATCCGTACCGGTTAAATCGGTTCTTCACACCGCCTCCATCTATCCCTTCAGTGTACGCATCGGACTCAATCCGGGCTCGCGAACCCCACGGAGTCGCTACAATTAAGCCGGTAGTCGACACATGGACCAGAACCTGCAAGCTGAACTCGACGCAATTCTGCACGGCGCCGCGGTTGCCTCGTTAGACGACCGGGCGTTTCTTCGCGTTACCGGATCGGATGCGACGCGGTGGCTCAATGGTATGGTGACGAATTCGGTCCAGGCGCTCGGGCCGGGCGAGGGCTGCTACGCGTTTCTGCTCAATGCGCAGGGGCGCATCCTCGGCGACTGCACCATCTACCGCGAACCCGACGGGGCACAGCCTGCATTCGTGCTCGCAACCAGCAAACAGCAGATCGATGCGATTCAGAAGCACCTCGATCACTTCATCATCATGGACGACGTCGAGCTGACGCCGATGAAGCGCTACAATCACACCGCGCTCATCATTGGCCCTGAAGCCCCTCAGGTCCTGCGCAAAATGGAGAACGCAACCGCGGGCTGTAGGTCCTTTGCCGATACCGCGCCGCTGCGCCTGCAGTATTACCCACAGACGACGAGCCAACTCATCACGCCAGCGGAGGGCCAGGTCTCTCGCTTCGAGATATCTCCCAGCTTCCCGGTCGATGACCTCTTCAAAGAGGCCAAGGCGGCTGGAGCGATCGAAGTGTCACCAGAAGCGCTCGAAGCCCTGCGCTTGCTGGAAGGCCGGCCGCTTTACGGCCGCGACATCACCGACAAATACCTGCCGCAGGAGACGAACCAGCCACAGGCGCTGCACTTCAACAAGGGCTGCTACCTCGGGCAGGAGATTGTGGAGCGCATTCGCTCGCGGGGGCAGGTGCATCGGCTGCTGACACCGCTGACGCTCAGCGGCGAACTCCCGACTGAGTTCCCTGCTCCGATTCAAGCGGACGGAAAGTCCGTCGGCGAGATTACCTCAGCCGCGCTCGTTCCGTTGCCAGGAGGTGATCAGGTCTTCGCCCTTGGCTACGTCCGTCGCGAGGTGCTCGACACACACGCCCCGCTAACCTACTCCGGTGGCACCGTTGCCCCTCGATCTACGGCGCAAGTCCAAACCGTTGCTGGCGCATCCAAGTAACCGACCTCTGTTTTCTTTACACTGATCTCTGACTCTGAAGACCATGCCTGATAAGACACCGTTCGTCATCAATGACCGCCGCAAGTTCACCGCCGAGGGCGAGCTTCGCCCGGATGCCCCGCATACCGAGCACGAGCACGAAGAACCCAAGTCTCAGCCCGCACCGGCTGAGCCTCAGGGCGAAGCCAAGGCGCCAATCCCGTTCCCGTCGTCTGGGCCGGAGGGCTCGGTTACTGCTGAGTCGGCGACGGCCGAGGCCGCTGGGTTGCCGGACGAAGATCATCTTCCACCGCCGCCGACGGCGGAGCAGACGGAGCGCGTGAACCGCGCTTACACTGCTACGGTCGACAGGCTGGACACCGCCGTGCGCGCGACGAATCCCGGCATGGAGCGCATGCCGGAGATGGACTTCGAGCGGCTGGTGCAGTCGCTATACATGCAGGCGCTGCTGCAGTTGGGTGGTGCGACGGAGCCCGGCCAGCCCGCGCAGGTCGACCTGCTTGGCGCACGCCAGACGATCGATATGCTCACGGTCATCGCGGACAAATCCAAGGGCAACCTGACCGAGGCCGAGGACAAGCTCACGCAATCGGCGTTGTTTGAGCTGCGCATGGGCTTCCTCGACGTCACACAGGCGCTGGCGCGTCAGGCTTCGAGGCAAGGAGCACCGGGCGCGCCCGGAGCACCTGGCGGGCCTGGTGGACCGAGCATCGTTCGGTAAGGATGCAGGCGACTCTCACGTTTCTCGGCAGCGGCACGTCCATGGGCGTGCCCACCCTCGGCTGCCGGTGCGCGGTGTGCACGGATGCGCACCGGCCGGGCTCGCCGAACCGGCGCACGCGGCCGTCGGTTTTGCTCGCGTACAACAAGCACAATGTGCTGATCGATACAGGCCAGGACTTCCATGCGCAGGCGGTGCGTGAAGGCATTCAGCATCTCGACGCGGTGCTCTACACGCACGGGCACGCGGACCACGTACTCGGGATGGACGATCTGCGGCCGCTGACGTTCGGTCATCGCGGGGAGCTGCCGCTGTACGCGGACGATGCCACGGCTGATGTGATCGAACGCGTGTTCGAGTACACGTTTCGGAAGGTGGATCGCTATCCGACGAGCGCGCGGGTGACGATGCACCGCTTGCCGTCTGAGGCAGGCGTCGCTGTCGAGCTGTTCGGGGCACGGTTTGTGCGCGTTCCAGTCGCGCATGGACGCGAAACCATTGCGGGCTATCGCTTCGGGGCGGCGGCCTACCTAACCGACATGAGCGACATCCCGGAGGAGAGCCTGCCACTGCTTCAGGAGCTCGACATTCTGATTCTCGATGCGCTGCGGCGCGAGCCGCATCCCAGCCACTCGCACCTGGAAAAGTCCATCGAGTTAGTGAACAAAATCGCTCCAAAACGCGCGTATTTCACGCATATCAGCCACGATTTGGATCACGACGCGACCAACGCTACCCTGCCGGCGAACATCCGGCTTGCGCATGATGGGCTGCAACTAAACTTCGACATTGCACCTGAGCAGAACTGATGCAGACTTTTCGCGGACTTAGTGAACTCTCCGGCAACCAGCAACGCTCCGTTGTGAGTATCGGTAATTTCGACGGCGTGCATCTGGGGCACCAGATGGTGCTGCGGTCGATGGTGGAACGTGCGCGGGAGTTGGGAGCACAGTCGGTTGTCGTGACGTTTGATCCGCACCCATCGCACGTGCTGCACAGCTCGCGCCGCACGCCGTTGATCACGCCTCTCGCGCAGAAGCTGGATCTGCTGGCTGCCAGTGGGATCGATGTTGCGCTGGTTCTTCCGTTCAACGAAGAGCTGCGCCGCTGGAGCGCTCACGAGTTTGCGAAGCGTGTGCTGTGCGATGCGCTGCACACTGTCGAAGTGCACGAGGGCGAGACGTTCCGGTTCGGATACGGAGCGGCGGCGGATGTGGCGAGCCTGTCAGAGCTGGGGCGAGAGTTTGGGTTCACGGTGCGGGCGTATGAGCCGCACATTATCGATGGCGCACCGGTTTCGTCGAGCCGCATCCGTGCGCTGATTGCGGCGGGCGATATTGCCGACGCGAACGCCCTGCTGGGGCGCGACTTCGCCGTTCGCAGCTCCCCCGCGCCCGGCCGTGGGTATGGGACGCGTTACACGGTGCCAACGATCAACCTCGCGCCGTATACAGAGCTGCTGCCGGCGATCGGCGTCTATGTGACGAAGCTACAGATCGGCTCGGGGCAAGGTGCGCGGGTGTTTCAGGGTGTAACGAATGTTGGGAATCGGCCGACATTTGGCGCGGATTCGTTCGCGGTCGAGACGCATCTGCTGGATTTTGAACCGATAGCGCTCGATGAGTCGACTCCGCTGGAATTAAGCTTCCTGCATCGTCTGCGCGATGAGCGAAGGTTCGCCAGTCCGGCCGAGTTGCGGGAGCAGATAGGGCGCGATGTCGCAGAGGCGAAGAGGATTTTCGCGAGCGAAACCTAATCCTGCGGTTGGCTCTCGGGCTTCGCAGGTTGCTGAGGCGGCGACGAGTGCCGAACAAGTGGCGCAGGTGTAGACGGGCTTCGCACGATCGGAGCGGGCGCCTGTGAGGCGGATCCGGGCGGCGTGACCGCCGGAGCGGGCGCGGCTTCGTCGTTTGGCAGTGGCTGGTTCACCGGCGCGGGCGGAGGAACCTGCATCTGCGGCGGTGGTGGAGGAGGCGTGGTGTCCACGTTGTCGTCGTCGCTACTTTGGGCCGCGGGAGCAGGCGTAGGCTGCTGGTCAGTCTGAGTTACGTCAACATCCAGCTTCTTCTTCGGTGCGTTCGCGCGCGGGAACTGCTCGTTAGGTCGGTCTGCCAAGGCGACCTTCATGAACTGCATCCAGATGGGCAGCGCGGCCTTCGCTCCAGTCTCTTTCTCGCCGAGCGAGCGGCGATCGTCGAAGCCGACCCATGTGCCGCAAGTAATCGACGGAGAGAAGCCGATGAACCAGGCGTCCGTGTAGTCGTTCGTGGTTCCGGTCTTGCCGCCTAACGCGTGATTCATGGAGGAAGCAGCGGCTGCCGTTCCATGCTGTACGACGGCCTGAAGAAGAACCATCATCTCGCGCGCGATGTCGACGGAAATGACTTCGCGAACTTCGGGCGGGTGCTCGGAAAGCGGCTCACCATCCGGCGATGCGACACGACGGATATAGTGAGGAGCAATGCGAATGCCGTCGTTCGGAAAGACACTGTAGGAGCCTACCTGCTCGGCAAGCGTGAGATCCGCCGAACCGATCGCGACGGGAAGATAGGCGGGGATGTCGCTGGTGACGCCGAACCGATGCGCGGTGGCGATGACATTCTTGATGCCAACTTTGTCTGCAATGCGCAGGGCGGGAATGTTGCGCGACTGCGCGAAGGCGTCGATAAGCGTCATGGAGCCGGACCATTCGCCGCGCTCGTAGTCGTGCGGTGTGTAAGGCCCGCTGGGGGTGAAGAATGTCGTCGGCGTGTCGAGCACGGTGTCATACGGCTTCATGCCCGCTTCCATTGCGGCGGTGTAGTCGTAGATCTTGAACGAAGAGCCGACCTGGCGAGATGCCTGCGTTGCGCGGTTGAACTGCGAGAGGGCGAAGTCGCGGCCGCCAACCATAGCGAGCACCTCGCCGTTGGCATTGTCGACCGCCATAAGCGACGCCTGCACGCCGCTGTCCTGCTCGAGGATGACGTGCAGCGTGTCGGACGGAGTGGCGCTGGTGACCTTCACGTAGACGATGTCGCCGGGTTTCGCGAGTTCGTTCGCGCGTGCGCGACCGGTCCAGGCCCAGTCCGGATAGGTCATCGTGGCGTTCTGGCTGCCGATGCGAACGGTCATTTTCGTCGGCGAGACCTCGGTGACGAGCGCGTGAAAGTAAGCGCCTTCGGCAATAGGCTGCATCCAGTCTGGGTGTTTGTAGGTTGCGAGGTCCTGGCCCTGGCGCAGGACGTTTTCGAGGTTGCCCTTCCAGCCATGGCGGTGCTCGTAAGTCTCCACATTGTCGAGGACGGCCTTTTCGGCAGCGCGCTGGAGGTCGAGATCGAGCGTGGTGTAGACGCGCAGGCCGGCGCCGTGCACCTCGTCGACGCCATACTCGCGCTCGAGTTGCCGGCGCACCTCTTCGACAAAGTACGGGGCCTCGGTATTCGACGGCGGCTCGAGATGCAATCCCAACGGCGCGGCCATCGCAGCCTCAGCCTGCTGCTGCGAAATCTTGCGGTCGTTTAGCATTTCCTGGATCACGAGGTTGCGCCGCTTGAGCGCCCGGTCCGGATGCCGTACCGGCGAGAACTCTTCAGGGCCTTTGGGCAGAGCGGCGAGCAGGGCGGCCTCGGGGAGCGTCAGGTCGCGGGCGTGCTTGGAGAAGTAGTATTCGGAGCCGGCCTCAAACCCGTAGGTGCCGCGGCCAAGGTAGATCTGGTTCGCGTAGAGGGTGAAGATTTGCTGCTTGGTAAAGTGACGCTCGATCTGGAGCGCGAGGAAGATCTCCTGAAGCTTGCGCCCGTAAGTCTTCTCCGTGGAGAGAAAGAGGTTGCGCGTGAGCTGCATGGTGATGGTGGAGGCGCCCTGCGAGCGCCTGTCCGAGTGCAGGTCTGCGTAGGCCGCACCGATGACGCGAACGAAATTCACACCGCCGTTGGTCTCGAAGTTCTTGTCTTCGATCGAGAAGATTGCCTGGCGCAGAACCGGTGGAAATTCAGAGTATGGAACGACGATGCGCCGTTCGAGCGCGAAGGAGCCAAAGATCTTTCCGTGGATGTCGTAGAGCTCGGTGGTCGTGTCCGGGCGGTAGCGCTCGAGCTCGGCCATTTGCGGAATCGAGACGGTGAAGACGAGCAGGAGTGACGTCATCACGCCGAGGACCGCGACTGCGACGAGCAGCATAAGGAAGGCCGCGCGCCGGCTGATCTTCGGGTCGCCAGGCGCCGGATCCATGACGGGAAACCGGCGCATCGCTGCCCACAGAGGGCTGTGCCGCCGCTTCCGCTGATTTTTTCTGGTTTCCGGTTGACTCAGCGCGGTCTGCACGGCTTCTCCACCTTACCATGCAGCCTTCGGGCCGCTATGCTGCCTTCGCCTTCAGCATGTCAAGCGCTTTGTTGAGCTGGTCGTCAGGCTGTGAATGTTTGATTGCCGGCGGCTTGCTGGTGTTGTCAGTGGCGCTGTCAGAATCATCCTCATCGAGATCGAACCCGGAGGCGACCTGCGTCGTGGGGGTGATGGCCTCGTCCTCAAACTTCTTGCCCTTGGGCGAGGCATACTTTGCAACGGAGAGAATAATCGCGCCGCCGTCCGGCAGATCAAAGGTCTTCTGCTGGATGCCTTCGCCAAAGGTGCGCTCGCCGACGAGGTCGCCACGCTTATTGTCCGCGATGGCGGCGGCGACAATCTCAGCCGGGCCGGCGGTCCCACGGTTCACGAGCACAGCCAGAGGCGCAGTCGCGTTGACGGTCTTGGAGGACTCAGCAGTGAAGATCTGCTTGGGGAACTTCTGGCCTTCGAGGGTCACGATCGTGCCGGACTGCAGGAAGAAGTTGGCCAGACGAGTAGCCTCGGTGTCATCGCCTGCGGAGACGTCGCGGAGGTCGAGAAGAATCTTCTTCGTCCCGGTTTTGTTCATCGAGTGCAGTTTCGACTCGATCTCGTTCACGTGCTCCTTGTCGAGGATGTACGGCTTGAGATACAGGATCGAGGAGTTGTCGTAGAGGGTCTCGCTTACGGCGGGTTCGGTGACGATCATCCGATTCAGAACGACCTTCTGGGGCTTGGCCTGGTGGGGGCGGATGACGGCGAGGTCGAGCTCGCTGCCGGAATTGCCCTCGAGCAAAAGCTGAATCATGGCGAGCGAAAGATCGCGCGTGTCCTGGCTGCCGATGGCCTCAATAATGTCGCCGTCGCTGAGGTTCGCCTTCTCGGCCGGGCTGCCCGGAACGACGGAGACGACCGTGGCGTAGCCGTAACGCTTGGAGACGTTGATGCCGACCTGCGCCTTGCCGCCCTTGTCTTCCTTGTAGGCCTTGTAGTCGGTCGGGCTCAGGTAGCTGGAGTCTGCATCGAGCGACTCGAGCAGGCCGCGAAGGGCGCCGTTGGTGACGGCTGGGATGTTGGGGTCCTCGACGTAGTCGTTCTGGATGTGCTGGAGCACCTCACCGTAGACGTTGATCTGGCGGTAGGCCCCGTCCTGCGACTGGTCGCCTGCGGCCGAGACCCCGCGGGCGTTGACCCCGAGGAAGAGGCACAGCACAAAGACGACGGATAGGGCTAAGAGGGAGATCTTAAGGCTCTTGGGCATCGCGGGTTCAGGGCTCCGAGGAACGGCTAAAGCACACAGGTTAGACGTGCCTGCCTAGTCGAATGATACTCTCAATGCCGAAGATTGCGCCTGGTTCCGGAGTGACTTTGGAGACAGGCTAATTGGTGGCGGTGAGTGGAATCGAACCACTGACCTACGGGTTATGAGTCCGTCGCTCTAACCATCTGAGCTACACCGCCGGAGGGGGAAAGGTCGCATCCAGCGGACAAGCCGCGACGTCAACCTGCGGAGTCCCCGGCGAGCGAACTCGCTGGGTGCCATCCTCTAAACTCAATCCTATAAGGGCTAAACGCGCAGGTCAAACGTGCAGGAGATCTCACCAAACCGCTTCGCAGCAAAGAGATACGTTGTAGCCGCGACAGTATTCGCGCTGCTCGGCCCGGTGGTTGCTTATGCGGATTCACCTGCATGCAGCGCGACGGACACCTCGCTGAGCTGCCGGTTGGTGGGGCTGCTCCATTGGCTGGAGGCGGCGGCGTTTGTGCTGGGGCTGGTCCTGATCGCCGTGATCGGGGTCGCGATACACCTTTTCCGGAAGAACCGGCTGAGCCGGAAGGCCGGTCGATGAGTTTGAATATGCCTGTCAGTCCTGATCGCGTCGTGGCGGTTATACCGGCACGGCTGGCATCAACGCGATTGCCGCGCAAGGTGCTGCGTGAGGTGGCCGGCCAGCCGCTGCTGTCGTGGGTGGTTCGGAACGCGCTCCGATGGCAGGAGATCGGCAGAGTAGTTGTGGCGGCGGATTCCAAGGAGGTTGCTGAACTGTGCGCCGCGCGCGGCTGGGAGTGCCTGATGACCTCTCCGGAGCTGCCCAGCGGGAGTGACCGGCTCTTCGCGGTGTCACGCGAAATCGACGCCGACATCTACATCAACATCCAGGCGGATGAGCCGCTGATGAGTGATGTTCATATTCGCGAGCTGCTGCTTCCCTTCCGCAACCCAGACGTGGGTATCACGACGTTGAAGGTAGCCTGCCGGGAGGAGGATGTCGCCAATCCCAACGTGGTCAAAGTTGTGACCGCGCCGACCGGGCGCGCGCTGTATTTCTCTCGTGCAACGATTCCGTTCAACCGCGACAATCAGCCGACGATTTATTGGAAGCACCTGGGGCTTTACGCGTATCGCAAGGCCGCGCTGGAACGATTTGCGGCACTGCCGCCGGGGCAACTGGAACAGACGGAGCGGCTTGAACAGCTGCGGTTGCTGGAGAATGGCATCGACATCTACGTCGCGAATGGCTTTTTCGACACCATAGGCGTGGACACGGAAGAGGATCTGCAGCGAGTCGATGCTTTGCTGCGGGAAACGAGCCGTGGGAGAGTCTCGGGAGAATTAGACCGTGTCGATGGTGATCGCGATCCGGCCGTCATTCGTTCGTGTCCGGACGTTTCTGAGTGAGCTGACAATCCAGCTGGCGCCTGCCTCGCGCAGCTCTTCGGCGCTGTGCGTACCGAGAACTCCGAGGACACGGCAGCCGGCGGCAACACCGGCACGGACACCGCTGGGAGCGTCTTCAAAGACGAGACAATCCTGCGGTTGGACACTGAGTAGCTCGGCGCCGTGGCGATAGGGCTCAGGATGCGGCTTGCCGCGCTTGACCTCGTCGCCGCTGATGATGCGATCTGGCACCGGCAGACCAGCAGCCTTGAGGCGTCCGAGCAAAAGACGCCGTGTTGCGGAGGTCACGATCGCCCAGTGATGCGCAGGAAGACCATCGAGCAATCTGCGAACACCTTCGAGCACTTGCAGGTCGGCCGTGTCCTCAAGTTCAAGATCTTCAATCAGCTTCAGCCCCTCGACCTTATCGATGTCCGCCTTTACCTGTGTCATAACGTCGACAGCGCGCATACCATGCGGAATCTCGAGCTTGTCGGCGTTGGGCAGGCCATAGTGCTTCGCCCAAAGCCGCCAGCTCCGCTCCACGCTTCCTATGGAACTGACGAGCACGCCATCCATGTCGAACAACAGGCCGGAGACCTGGATCTGAACGTCTTGAGTTGCTTGAACGCCTTGAGCTGTTGCTTCCACTATTACCTCTGACTTTCCATTACGAAGCTTAGCGCTGCCGCAAGAATTGTTTGCACACTTTCAGGGCTGCAGCTCTCGCAATAAACACGCAGCAGCGGCTCGGTGCCGCTAGCGCGCAGCAGCAGCCAGGTTTCCGCCGCGTTCTTCTTCCCTGCGCATGCAGGGTTCTCGAGGAAGAACTTGATGCCGTCGAGTGTCTCCTTGTGCAGCACTCTCATTCCGCCGAACGCGATGGTTCCCGGAGCGATCTGCTTCGCGCGCGTGATCGCAGACTGCTTGATCTCCTCGGCGATGTGCATGTCGATACGGCCGTAGTGATGCTCGCCGAATTCTTCCTGCAACGCGGCGACGAGCTGGCCGAGAGTCTTGCCCTCATCGGCCATTACGTTAGCGATCAGGAGGCTGTTGAGCAGGCCGTCGCGCTCCGGCAAATGCTTCGAGATACCGATGCCGCCGGACTCCTCGCCACCCATGAGAATCGGCTGCGCGAGCATGAGGTCGACCACGTACTTGAACCCGATGCCGTGCTCATGCAGCTTGCGGTTGTGTTTGGCGGCGATGCGGTCGAGCATTTTCGTTGTGTTGAAGGCGCGCGTGATGTCGCCGGGCCAGCCTTTGCGCTCGAGCAACCAGTTGAGCAGAACGGCGTAGATCTTGTGCGCGTCGACAACGTTGCCATGCTCGTCGACCGCGCCGATGCGGTCCGCGTCGCCGTCCGTGATCAGCCCGGCGTCGCACTTGTACTCGACGACTGCCTTCTGTGTCGCGGCGATGTGCGGAAGGATGGGCTCGGGGTTGATGCCGGGGAATGCAGGGTTCAGCTCGTCGCGGAACTCAACGTATGGAATGCCGGCGCGCTGAAAGATGCCAGCGATGTAGCCCTTGCCCGCGCCGTACATGGTGTCGATGAGGAAGCGGAAACCGGAGCGCTTGATGGCTTCGAGATCCACGA
This Acidobacteriaceae bacterium DNA region includes the following protein-coding sequences:
- a CDS encoding folate-binding protein, which gives rise to MDQNLQAELDAILHGAAVASLDDRAFLRVTGSDATRWLNGMVTNSVQALGPGEGCYAFLLNAQGRILGDCTIYREPDGAQPAFVLATSKQQIDAIQKHLDHFIIMDDVELTPMKRYNHTALIIGPEAPQVLRKMENATAGCRSFADTAPLRLQYYPQTTSQLITPAEGQVSRFEISPSFPVDDLFKEAKAAGAIEVSPEALEALRLLEGRPLYGRDITDKYLPQETNQPQALHFNKGCYLGQEIVERIRSRGQVHRLLTPLTLSGELPTEFPAPIQADGKSVGEITSAALVPLPGGDQVFALGYVRREVLDTHAPLTYSGGTVAPRSTAQVQTVAGASK
- a CDS encoding bifunctional riboflavin kinase/FAD synthetase, with protein sequence MQTFRGLSELSGNQQRSVVSIGNFDGVHLGHQMVLRSMVERARELGAQSVVVTFDPHPSHVLHSSRRTPLITPLAQKLDLLAASGIDVALVLPFNEELRRWSAHEFAKRVLCDALHTVEVHEGETFRFGYGAAADVASLSELGREFGFTVRAYEPHIIDGAPVSSSRIRALIAAGDIADANALLGRDFAVRSSPAPGRGYGTRYTVPTINLAPYTELLPAIGVYVTKLQIGSGQGARVFQGVTNVGNRPTFGADSFAVETHLLDFEPIALDESTPLELSFLHRLRDERRFASPAELREQIGRDVAEAKRIFASET
- a CDS encoding HAD-IA family hydrolase, yielding MEATAQGVQATQDVQIQVSGLLFDMDGVLVSSIGSVERSWRLWAKHYGLPNADKLEIPHGMRAVDVMTQVKADIDKVEGLKLIEDLELEDTADLQVLEGVRRLLDGLPAHHWAIVTSATRRLLLGRLKAAGLPVPDRIISGDEVKRGKPHPEPYRHGAELLSVQPQDCLVFEDAPSGVRAGVAAGCRVLGVLGTHSAEELREAGASWIVSSLRNVRTRTNDGRIAITIDTV
- a CDS encoding phosphoglucomutase/phosphomannomutase family protein — translated: MEQTTVVKFGTDGWRGIIADDFTYENVRVAARAIALYVLKHENAAAGVCIGWDTRFASEAFAKIVAEVLADAGIPVQISPKFTPTPELSFAVRERKAAGGVMITSSHNPAQWNGVKYKASYGGAGSPGIITAIENELLQPVAKAATRGKIETVDFAPTYIAALESFVDLEAIKRSGFRFLIDTMYGAGKGYIAGIFQRAGIPYVEFRDELNPAFPGINPEPILPHIAATQKAVVEYKCDAGLITDGDADRIGAVDEHGNVVDAHKIYAVLLNWLLERKGWPGDITRAFNTTKMLDRIAAKHNRKLHEHGIGFKYVVDLMLAQPILMGGEESGGIGISKHLPERDGLLNSLLIANVMADEGKTLGQLVAALQEEFGEHHYGRIDMHIAEEIKQSAITRAKQIAPGTIAFGGMRVLHKETLDGIKFFLENPACAGKKNAAETWLLLRASGTEPLLRVYCESCSPESVQTILAAALSFVMESQR
- a CDS encoding PBP1A family penicillin-binding protein, whose protein sequence is MRRFPVMDPAPGDPKISRRAAFLMLLVAVAVLGVMTSLLLVFTVSIPQMAELERYRPDTTTELYDIHGKIFGSFALERRIVVPYSEFPPVLRQAIFSIEDKNFETNGGVNFVRVIGAAYADLHSDRRSQGASTITMQLTRNLFLSTEKTYGRKLQEIFLALQIERHFTKQQIFTLYANQIYLGRGTYGFEAGSEYYFSKHARDLTLPEAALLAALPKGPEEFSPVRHPDRALKRRNLVIQEMLNDRKISQQQAEAAMAAPLGLHLEPPSNTEAPYFVEEVRRQLEREYGVDEVHGAGLRVYTTLDLDLQRAAEKAVLDNVETYEHRHGWKGNLENVLRQGQDLATYKHPDWMQPIAEGAYFHALVTEVSPTKMTVRIGSQNATMTYPDWAWTGRARANELAKPGDIVYVKVTSATPSDTLHVILEQDSGVQASLMAVDNANGEVLAMVGGRDFALSQFNRATQASRQVGSSFKIYDYTAAMEAGMKPYDTVLDTPTTFFTPSGPYTPHDYERGEWSGSMTLIDAFAQSRNIPALRIADKVGIKNVIATAHRFGVTSDIPAYLPVAIGSADLTLAEQVGSYSVFPNDGIRIAPHYIRRVASPDGEPLSEHPPEVREVISVDIAREMMVLLQAVVQHGTAAAASSMNHALGGKTGTTNDYTDAWFIGFSPSITCGTWVGFDDRRSLGEKETGAKAALPIWMQFMKVALADRPNEQFPRANAPKKKLDVDVTQTDQQPTPAPAAQSSDDDNVDTTPPPPPPQMQVPPPAPVNQPLPNDEAAPAPAVTPPGSASQAPAPIVRSPSTPAPLVRHSSPPQQPAKPESQPQD
- a CDS encoding MBL fold metallo-hydrolase, whose protein sequence is MQATLTFLGSGTSMGVPTLGCRCAVCTDAHRPGSPNRRTRPSVLLAYNKHNVLIDTGQDFHAQAVREGIQHLDAVLYTHGHADHVLGMDDLRPLTFGHRGELPLYADDATADVIERVFEYTFRKVDRYPTSARVTMHRLPSEAGVAVELFGARFVRVPVAHGRETIAGYRFGAAAYLTDMSDIPEESLPLLQELDILILDALRREPHPSHSHLEKSIELVNKIAPKRAYFTHISHDLDHDATNATLPANIRLAHDGLQLNFDIAPEQN
- the kdsB gene encoding 3-deoxy-manno-octulosonate cytidylyltransferase produces the protein MPVSPDRVVAVIPARLASTRLPRKVLREVAGQPLLSWVVRNALRWQEIGRVVVAADSKEVAELCAARGWECLMTSPELPSGSDRLFAVSREIDADIYINIQADEPLMSDVHIRELLLPFRNPDVGITTLKVACREEDVANPNVVKVVTAPTGRALYFSRATIPFNRDNQPTIYWKHLGLYAYRKAALERFAALPPGQLEQTERLEQLRLLENGIDIYVANGFFDTIGVDTEEDLQRVDALLRETSRGRVSGELDRVDGDRDPAVIRSCPDVSE
- a CDS encoding S41 family peptidase, with product MPKSLKISLLALSVVFVLCLFLGVNARGVSAAGDQSQDGAYRQINVYGEVLQHIQNDYVEDPNIPAVTNGALRGLLESLDADSSYLSPTDYKAYKEDKGGKAQVGINVSKRYGYATVVSVVPGSPAEKANLSDGDIIEAIGSQDTRDLSLAMIQLLLEGNSGSELDLAVIRPHQAKPQKVVLNRMIVTEPAVSETLYDNSSILYLKPYILDKEHVNEIESKLHSMNKTGTKKILLDLRDVSAGDDTEATRLANFFLQSGTIVTLEGQKFPKQIFTAESSKTVNATAPLAVLVNRGTAGPAEIVAAAIADNKRGDLVGERTFGEGIQQKTFDLPDGGAIILSVAKYASPKGKKFEDEAITPTTQVASGFDLDEDDSDSATDNTSKPPAIKHSQPDDQLNKALDMLKAKAA
- a CDS encoding DUF1844 domain-containing protein — protein: MPDKTPFVINDRRKFTAEGELRPDAPHTEHEHEEPKSQPAPAEPQGEAKAPIPFPSSGPEGSVTAESATAEAAGLPDEDHLPPPPTAEQTERVNRAYTATVDRLDTAVRATNPGMERMPEMDFERLVQSLYMQALLQLGGATEPGQPAQVDLLGARQTIDMLTVIADKSKGNLTEAEDKLTQSALFELRMGFLDVTQALARQASRQGAPGAPGAPGGPGGPSIVR